The Lycium barbarum isolate Lr01 chromosome 12, ASM1917538v2, whole genome shotgun sequence genome includes a region encoding these proteins:
- the LOC132625238 gene encoding phytochrome E isoform X1, with protein MEFHSSKTRKTESPTSQNQQDNKNSNKDSISSAASNMKNHASKVTLAQYNADAKLMAEFDQSSVSGKSFNYSKSVPFAPQDANEEEISSYLSKIQRGGLVQPFGCMVAIEEPTFKIIGYSENCFDMLDFKILKPGNSVSLIGVDARTLFTPSSGDSLAKAMASREISLLNPIWVHSRSTHKPFYAILHRIDVGIVIDLEPANSSDPALLLAGAVQSQKLAVRSISRLQSLPGGDIGVLCDTAVEDVQKLTGYDRVMVYKFHDDNHGEVVSEIRRSDLEPYLGLHYPATDIPQAARFLFKQNRVRMICDCNANPVKVVQSEELKKPLCLVNSTLRSPHDCHSQYMANMGSISSLAMAVVINSGDSMKLWGLVVCHHASSRYVPFPLRYACEFFIQAFGLQLNMELQLASQLAEKKTLQMQTLLCDMLLRDVPFGIVTQSPSIMDLVKCDGAALYYGGKCWLLGVTPTKAQVKDIAEWLLRAHTDSTGLSTDSLADAGYPGATLLGDAVCGMATARITSKDFLFWFRSHTAKEVKWGGAKHHPDDKDDGGKMHPRSSFNAFLEVVKSRSLPWEVPEINAIHSLQIIMRESVQERENSYLKTLTSSQQNDADGPSMDELSSVAMEMVRLIETATAPIFGVDPSGLINGWNEKIADLTGLHASEAIGKSLLNDIAHEDSHGTVENVLHRALSGEEDKNVEIKLRRFGKDLPESVIYLVTNTCTSRDHKNDVVGVCFVAQDVTPEKAVMDKFVQLRGDYEAIVQSLNPLIPPIFASDENASCSEWNAAMERLTGWTRYEIIGRTLPGEVFGGLCRLRGQDALTKFMILFYQALSGHGTKKLPFGFFNRTGELVEVFLTASKRTDEHGNIIGCFCFLQPTLEASDERQEDNKESLSKLKEFAYVRQQMRNPLYGIQFTHKLLEATCVSDNQKQLLETSEACEKQILSVIDNMDFGGIKDGSKVELNMEEFVLGNVVDAIVSQVMILLKEKNLQLLHDIPDQIKTLPLYGDQIKLQRVLSDFLLSVVHHAPSPDGWVEIKVLPGLKLAQDGNDFIHLQFRMAHPGQGLPAALIDDMSGERNRWTAQEGIALNASRKLVNMMNGHVRYIREENKCYFLIEVELKTSKSTQHALNLEGTQEMEI; from the exons ATGGAGTTTCACAGCAGTAAAACCAGGAAAACAGAAAGTCCCACCAGCCAGAATCAACAAGACAACAAGAATTCCAACAAAGATTCCATTTCCTCAGCTGCTAGTAACATGAAGAATCATGCCAGCAAGGTCACACTTGCTCAGTATAATGCTGATGCAAAGCTAATGGCTGAGTTTGACCAGTCTAGTGTGTCTGGTAAGTCCTTTAATTATTCAAAATCAGTTCCTTTTGCACCACAAGATGCTaatgaagaagaaataagttCTTATCTTTCAAAAATTCAGAGGGGTGGACTTGTTCAACCATTTGGTTGTATGGTTGCTATTGAAGAACCAACTTTCAAGATTATAGGTTATAGTGAGAATTgctttgatatgttggattttaAGATTCTGAAGCCTGGAAATTCTGTTAGTTTGATTGGTGTTGATGCTAGAACCCTTTTTACCCCTTCTTCAGGGGATTCATTAGCTAAAGCTATGGCTTCTAGGGAGATTTCTTTGTTGAACCCTATATGGGTTCATTCTAGAAGTACCCACAAGCCTTTTTATGCTATACTTCATAGGATTGATGTGGGCATTGTGATTGATTTAGAGCCTGCTAATTCTAGTGATCCTGCATTGCTTCTTGCTGGGGCAGTGCAGTCACAGAAACTGGCGGTGCGGTCGATATCTAGGTTGCAATCACTCCCTGGTGGAGATATAGGGGTTTTGTGTGATACAGCTGTGGAAGATGTGCAAAAGCTTACTGGATATGATAGGGTAATGGTGTATAAGTTCCATGATGATAATCATGGTGAAGTTGTGTCTGAGATTAGGAGATCAGACTTGGAGCCCTATCTGGGTTTGCATTATCCTGCAACAGATATCCCACAAGCTGCTCGGTTCTTGTTCAAACAGAACAGAGTTAGAATGATATGTGATTGTAATGCAAATCCTGTTAAGGTTGTTCAGAGTGAAGAACTAAAGAAGCCTCTCTGCTTGGTAAATTCGACTCTTAGATCACCTCATGACTGCCATAGCCAGTATATGGCCAACATGGGATCTATTTCGTCGTTGGCGATGGCAGTTGTTATCAATAGCGGTGATTCAATGAAGCTTTGGGGTTTGGTTGTTTGTCATCACGCTTCTTCCCGCTATGTGCCTTTCCCACTTCGATATGCGTGTGAATTCTTCATACAAGCATTTGGCCTGCAGCTTAATATGGAGCTCCAATTGGCATCACAGTTGGCAGAGAAGAAAACTCTCCAAATGCAGACCTTACTATGTGACATGCTTCTTCGAGATGTTCCATTTGGTATTGTAACACAATCCCCTAGTATTATGGATCTTGTCAAGTGTGATGGAGCTGCACTTTATTATGGTGGAAAATGTTGGTTGCTTGGGGTGACACCAACTAAAGCACAAGTTAAAGATATTGCAGAGTGGTTACTAAGAGCTCATACGGACTCCACAGGTTTAAGTACGGACAGTCTTGCAGATGCTGGTTATCCTGGTGCGACTTTACTGGGAGATGCAGTTTGTGGTATGGCTACTGCGAGAATTACTTCCAAGGATTTTCTATTCTGGTTCAGGTCTCACACAGCAAAGGAAGTCAAGTGGGGAGGTGCAAAGCATCATCCAGATGATAAAGATGATGGAGGCAAAATGCACCCGCGGTCTTCATTTAATGCCTTTCTTGAAGTGGTTAAAAGCAGAAGTTTGCCATGGGAGGTTCCGGAGATTAATGCCATTCATTCTCTTCAAATCATAATGAGAGAATCAGTTCAAGAGAGAGAGAACAGTTATCTAAAAACTCTGACCTCTTCTCAACAGAATGATGCTGATGGGCCAAGCATGGATGAACTTAGTTCTGTGGCAATGGAAATGGTTAGGTTGATTGAGACAGCCACTGCTCCAATTTTTGGAGTTGATCCATCTGGCTTAATAAATGGATGGAATGAGAAGATTGCTGACTTGACAGGGTTGCATGCTAGTGAAGCTATTGGAAAGTCTCTCCTTAATGATATTGCTCATGAAGATTCACATGGAACTGTAGAAAATGTTCTACATAGAGCTCTGTCAG GTGAGGAGGACAAAAATGTGGAAATAAAATTGCGAAGGTTTGGGAAGGATCTACCAGAATCAGTTATATACCTTGTGACGAATACCTGCACAAGCAGGGACCACAAAaatgatgttgttggtgtgtgCTTTGTGGCTCAAGATGTCACTCCTGAGAAAGCTGTCATGGATAAATTCGTTCAGTTGCGAGGAGATTATGAGGCTATTGTACAAAGTCTTAATCCATTGATTCCACCAATATTTGCTTCTGATGAAAATGCTTCTTGTTCGGAGTGGAATGCAGCAATGGAAAGGTTGACTGGTTGGACAAGATATGAAATCATCGGGAGGACACTTCCTGGTGAGGTTTTTGGTGGTCTTTGTCGTCTTAGGGGACAAGATGCCCTTACCAAATTTATGATTCTTTTCTACCAAGCACTTAGTGGCCATGGCACCAAAAAGCTTCCATTTGGATTTTTTAATAGGACAGGAGAGTTGGTGGAAGTATTCCTAACAGCAAGCAAGAGAACTGATGAGCATGGGAATATAATTGGGTGTTTCTGCTTCTTGCAGCCAACGCTAGAGGCATCAGATGAGAGACAAGAAGACAATAAAGAATCCCTTTCAAAACTTAAAGAATTTGCTTATGTCCGACAGCAGATGAGAAATCCACTGTATGGGATCCAGTTTACCCATAAACTCCTTGAAGCAACCTGTGTTTCAGATAATCAGAAACAGCTTCTGGAGACTAGTGAAGCCTGTGAGAAACAGATACTGTCTGTTATTGACAATATGGATTTTGGAGGTATAAAGGATGG CAGCAAAGTGGAGCTAAACATGGAGGAGTTCGTTCTAGGAAAtgttgtggatgctattgtgAGTCAAGTAATGATTTTGCTGAAAGAAAAGAACTTACAGCTGCTGCATGATATCCCTGACCAGATCAAAACACTTCCTCTATATGGTGATCAAATTAAGCTTCAGCGTGTTCTGTCAGATTTCTTGCTGAGTGTAGTGCATCATGCACCTTCTCCGGATGGTTGGGTTGAAATCAAGGTGTTACCTGGTTTGAAACTTGCACAAGATGGAAATGACTTTATCCATCTCCAGTTCAG AATGGCTCACCCTGGCCAAGGACTACCTGCTGCTCTAATCGATGACATGTCTGGAGAAAGAAATAGATGGACAGCACAAGAAGGAATCGCGTTAAATGCTTCCCGGAAACTTGTCAATATGATGAACGGACACGTCCGCTATATTAGAGAGGAAAACAAATGTTATTTCCTAATTGAAGTGGAACTCAAAACATCGAAATCTACACAACACGCTCTGAATTTGGAAGGAACTCAAGAAATGGAAATCTAG
- the LOC132625238 gene encoding phytochrome E isoform X2, translating into MEFHSSKTRKTESPTSQNQQDNKNSNKDSISSAASNMKNHASKVTLAQYNADAKLMAEFDQSSVSGKSFNYSKSVPFAPQDANEEEISSYLSKIQRGGLVQPFGCMVAIEEPTFKIIGYSENCFDMLDFKILKPGNSVSLIGVDARTLFTPSSGDSLAKAMASREISLLNPIWVHSRSTHKPFYAILHRIDVGIVIDLEPANSSDPALLLAGAVQSQKLAVRSISRLQSLPGGDIGVLCDTAVEDVQKLTGYDRVMVYKFHDDNHGEVVSEIRRSDLEPYLGLHYPATDIPQAARFLFKQNRVRMICDCNANPVKVVQSEELKKPLCLVNSTLRSPHDCHSQYMANMGSISSLAMAVVINSGDSMKLWGLVVCHHASSRYVPFPLRYACEFFIQAFGLQLNMELQLASQLAEKKTLQMQTLLCDMLLRDVPFGIVTQSPSIMDLVKCDGAALYYGGKCWLLGVTPTKAQVKDIAEWLLRAHTDSTGLSTDSLADAGYPGATLLGDAVCGMATARITSKDFLFWFRSHTAKEVKWGGAKHHPDDKDDGGKMHPRSSFNAFLEVVKSRSLPWEVPEINAIHSLQIIMRESVQERENSYLKTLTSSQQNDADGPSMDELSSVAMEMVRLIETATAPIFGVDPSGLINGWNEKIADLTGLHASEAIGKSLLNDIAHEDSHGTVENVLHRALSGEEDKNVEIKLRRFGKDLPESVIYLVTNTCTSRDHKNDVVGVCFVAQDVTPEKAVMDKFVQLRGDYEAIVQSLNPLIPPIFASDENASCSEWNAAMERLTGWTRYEIIGRTLPGEVFGGLCRLRGQDALTKFMILFYQALSGHGTKKLPFGFFNRTGELVEVFLTASKRTDEHGNIIGCFCFLQPTLEASDERQEDNKESLSKLKEFAYVRQQMRNPLYGIQFTHKLLEATCVSDNQKQLLETSEACEKQILSVIDNMDFGGIKDGKVELNMEEFVLGNVVDAIVSQVMILLKEKNLQLLHDIPDQIKTLPLYGDQIKLQRVLSDFLLSVVHHAPSPDGWVEIKVLPGLKLAQDGNDFIHLQFRMAHPGQGLPAALIDDMSGERNRWTAQEGIALNASRKLVNMMNGHVRYIREENKCYFLIEVELKTSKSTQHALNLEGTQEMEI; encoded by the exons ATGGAGTTTCACAGCAGTAAAACCAGGAAAACAGAAAGTCCCACCAGCCAGAATCAACAAGACAACAAGAATTCCAACAAAGATTCCATTTCCTCAGCTGCTAGTAACATGAAGAATCATGCCAGCAAGGTCACACTTGCTCAGTATAATGCTGATGCAAAGCTAATGGCTGAGTTTGACCAGTCTAGTGTGTCTGGTAAGTCCTTTAATTATTCAAAATCAGTTCCTTTTGCACCACAAGATGCTaatgaagaagaaataagttCTTATCTTTCAAAAATTCAGAGGGGTGGACTTGTTCAACCATTTGGTTGTATGGTTGCTATTGAAGAACCAACTTTCAAGATTATAGGTTATAGTGAGAATTgctttgatatgttggattttaAGATTCTGAAGCCTGGAAATTCTGTTAGTTTGATTGGTGTTGATGCTAGAACCCTTTTTACCCCTTCTTCAGGGGATTCATTAGCTAAAGCTATGGCTTCTAGGGAGATTTCTTTGTTGAACCCTATATGGGTTCATTCTAGAAGTACCCACAAGCCTTTTTATGCTATACTTCATAGGATTGATGTGGGCATTGTGATTGATTTAGAGCCTGCTAATTCTAGTGATCCTGCATTGCTTCTTGCTGGGGCAGTGCAGTCACAGAAACTGGCGGTGCGGTCGATATCTAGGTTGCAATCACTCCCTGGTGGAGATATAGGGGTTTTGTGTGATACAGCTGTGGAAGATGTGCAAAAGCTTACTGGATATGATAGGGTAATGGTGTATAAGTTCCATGATGATAATCATGGTGAAGTTGTGTCTGAGATTAGGAGATCAGACTTGGAGCCCTATCTGGGTTTGCATTATCCTGCAACAGATATCCCACAAGCTGCTCGGTTCTTGTTCAAACAGAACAGAGTTAGAATGATATGTGATTGTAATGCAAATCCTGTTAAGGTTGTTCAGAGTGAAGAACTAAAGAAGCCTCTCTGCTTGGTAAATTCGACTCTTAGATCACCTCATGACTGCCATAGCCAGTATATGGCCAACATGGGATCTATTTCGTCGTTGGCGATGGCAGTTGTTATCAATAGCGGTGATTCAATGAAGCTTTGGGGTTTGGTTGTTTGTCATCACGCTTCTTCCCGCTATGTGCCTTTCCCACTTCGATATGCGTGTGAATTCTTCATACAAGCATTTGGCCTGCAGCTTAATATGGAGCTCCAATTGGCATCACAGTTGGCAGAGAAGAAAACTCTCCAAATGCAGACCTTACTATGTGACATGCTTCTTCGAGATGTTCCATTTGGTATTGTAACACAATCCCCTAGTATTATGGATCTTGTCAAGTGTGATGGAGCTGCACTTTATTATGGTGGAAAATGTTGGTTGCTTGGGGTGACACCAACTAAAGCACAAGTTAAAGATATTGCAGAGTGGTTACTAAGAGCTCATACGGACTCCACAGGTTTAAGTACGGACAGTCTTGCAGATGCTGGTTATCCTGGTGCGACTTTACTGGGAGATGCAGTTTGTGGTATGGCTACTGCGAGAATTACTTCCAAGGATTTTCTATTCTGGTTCAGGTCTCACACAGCAAAGGAAGTCAAGTGGGGAGGTGCAAAGCATCATCCAGATGATAAAGATGATGGAGGCAAAATGCACCCGCGGTCTTCATTTAATGCCTTTCTTGAAGTGGTTAAAAGCAGAAGTTTGCCATGGGAGGTTCCGGAGATTAATGCCATTCATTCTCTTCAAATCATAATGAGAGAATCAGTTCAAGAGAGAGAGAACAGTTATCTAAAAACTCTGACCTCTTCTCAACAGAATGATGCTGATGGGCCAAGCATGGATGAACTTAGTTCTGTGGCAATGGAAATGGTTAGGTTGATTGAGACAGCCACTGCTCCAATTTTTGGAGTTGATCCATCTGGCTTAATAAATGGATGGAATGAGAAGATTGCTGACTTGACAGGGTTGCATGCTAGTGAAGCTATTGGAAAGTCTCTCCTTAATGATATTGCTCATGAAGATTCACATGGAACTGTAGAAAATGTTCTACATAGAGCTCTGTCAG GTGAGGAGGACAAAAATGTGGAAATAAAATTGCGAAGGTTTGGGAAGGATCTACCAGAATCAGTTATATACCTTGTGACGAATACCTGCACAAGCAGGGACCACAAAaatgatgttgttggtgtgtgCTTTGTGGCTCAAGATGTCACTCCTGAGAAAGCTGTCATGGATAAATTCGTTCAGTTGCGAGGAGATTATGAGGCTATTGTACAAAGTCTTAATCCATTGATTCCACCAATATTTGCTTCTGATGAAAATGCTTCTTGTTCGGAGTGGAATGCAGCAATGGAAAGGTTGACTGGTTGGACAAGATATGAAATCATCGGGAGGACACTTCCTGGTGAGGTTTTTGGTGGTCTTTGTCGTCTTAGGGGACAAGATGCCCTTACCAAATTTATGATTCTTTTCTACCAAGCACTTAGTGGCCATGGCACCAAAAAGCTTCCATTTGGATTTTTTAATAGGACAGGAGAGTTGGTGGAAGTATTCCTAACAGCAAGCAAGAGAACTGATGAGCATGGGAATATAATTGGGTGTTTCTGCTTCTTGCAGCCAACGCTAGAGGCATCAGATGAGAGACAAGAAGACAATAAAGAATCCCTTTCAAAACTTAAAGAATTTGCTTATGTCCGACAGCAGATGAGAAATCCACTGTATGGGATCCAGTTTACCCATAAACTCCTTGAAGCAACCTGTGTTTCAGATAATCAGAAACAGCTTCTGGAGACTAGTGAAGCCTGTGAGAAACAGATACTGTCTGTTATTGACAATATGGATTTTGGAGGTATAAAGGATGG CAAAGTGGAGCTAAACATGGAGGAGTTCGTTCTAGGAAAtgttgtggatgctattgtgAGTCAAGTAATGATTTTGCTGAAAGAAAAGAACTTACAGCTGCTGCATGATATCCCTGACCAGATCAAAACACTTCCTCTATATGGTGATCAAATTAAGCTTCAGCGTGTTCTGTCAGATTTCTTGCTGAGTGTAGTGCATCATGCACCTTCTCCGGATGGTTGGGTTGAAATCAAGGTGTTACCTGGTTTGAAACTTGCACAAGATGGAAATGACTTTATCCATCTCCAGTTCAG AATGGCTCACCCTGGCCAAGGACTACCTGCTGCTCTAATCGATGACATGTCTGGAGAAAGAAATAGATGGACAGCACAAGAAGGAATCGCGTTAAATGCTTCCCGGAAACTTGTCAATATGATGAACGGACACGTCCGCTATATTAGAGAGGAAAACAAATGTTATTTCCTAATTGAAGTGGAACTCAAAACATCGAAATCTACACAACACGCTCTGAATTTGGAAGGAACTCAAGAAATGGAAATCTAG